GGGGGTGCCTCTTTAACTCAAACAAAGACTCTTCTATTTTAATGACTTCAGAAATGTTTGGATTGCCCTCTAGTAGTGGTGCCAAACCCGTGCCCACCATCCAATCGATCTCTAATTCTGGGTACCTTCGCTTTGTTTCTTCAACGCTAGGAAGGGCATAGAGCAAATCCCCGATGGCTCCAAGCTTGACAACAAGAATGCGGCTTCGAACTTTACTCACCCATATATTCCTGGGCTAGAGTGAATAATTTGTCTACAAGGTCTTTGTAAGAAAGCCCCGACGCTGCCCACATTTTTGGATACATGCTTATCGGAGTAAAACCGGGCAAAGTGTTCACTTCATTCAAATGAATCAGCCCATTCTCAGTGAGCAAAAAATCAACACGAGCAAGCCCGCGAACCTCAAGTGCTTCGCAGGCCTTTATCGAATATTCTTGAATCTTCTTTTCAACTGTTTGACCTACCTCTGAGGGAATCACCAGCTTGGCCCCGTTCGGGTCGATGTACTTAGCTTCGTAGGAGTAAAATTCGTGCTGTGGAATTATCTCACCCGTTCTTGAAGCCTGAAACGGTCCATTGCCAAGAACAGAGCATTCAATTTCTCTCGATGGGTAGAACTTTTCTATAAGCACTACCGAATCTTCTCTAAGGGCCTCGTGCAGTGCCTCCTCAAATTCTTCGGACTTCTTTACTTTACTCACACCTACGGAGGATCCAGAACGAGAGGGCTTAACAAAAACCGGAAGTCCGAATTCCGCTTGCGCCTTTTGAAAGGCCAAACGCAAGTCATCTCCTTTTTTATAGATTTGCCAAGGTACGACAGGAATGCCGTGGCTTTTCAGGATTCTTTTTGTCAGGTCTTTATCCATGCACAGACTTGATCCCGACGTGAGGCTTCCGACAAACGGAATGCCCAAAGTTTGCAAGAAGCCTTGCAA
The Bdellovibrionales bacterium CG10_big_fil_rev_8_21_14_0_10_45_34 genome window above contains:
- a CDS encoding D-alanine--D-alanine ligase A; the protein is MWSTYVMGSRVFICGGKSSEHQVSLMSISSLLGELGSHLGAYYVLGIRRSGEWVYCGQNGFLENADDPKSIKLKDNLPLITVTPGNRAPFQVDGRKRLEDVSCIFPLVHGTNCEDGILQGFLQTLGIPFVGSLTSGSSLCMDKDLTKRILKSHGIPVVPWQIYKKGDDLRLAFQKAQAEFGLPVFVKPSRSGSSVGVSKVKKSEEFEEALHEALREDSVVLIEKFYPSREIECSVLGNGPFQASRTGEIIPQHEFYSYEAKYIDPNGAKLVIPSEVGQTVEKKIQEYSIKACEALEVRGLARVDFLLTENGLIHLNEVNTLPGFTPISMYPKMWAASGLSYKDLVDKLFTLAQEYMGE